Proteins encoded within one genomic window of uncultured Sphingopyxis sp.:
- a CDS encoding HAD-IB family hydrolase: MDDPPAISVPDYAHRVAMYDMDRTITRSGTYSGFLIHVARRRQQWRLLLLPLVGLAGAAYGLRLIDRSRLKAINLRLLVGKRFRRAEIAPLAESYADKVVARGLHPAALEQIAADREAGYRLLLATASFHLYVDAIARRLGIDDVLATRLDEPDGADHIHARLAGDNCYGDAKFARISDWLAANDITREATHVRAYSDHVSDHPMLRFADEAVATTPSRGLKKLAPTMGWQVVDWRGKN; encoded by the coding sequence ATGGACGACCCGCCCGCCATTTCCGTTCCCGATTATGCGCATCGCGTCGCCATGTACGACATGGACCGGACGATAACGCGTTCAGGCACTTACAGCGGTTTCCTCATCCATGTTGCGCGCCGTCGCCAGCAATGGCGGCTCCTGCTCCTGCCGCTCGTCGGGCTGGCGGGGGCGGCCTATGGGCTGCGGCTGATCGACCGTTCGCGGCTGAAGGCGATCAACCTTCGGCTGCTGGTGGGAAAGCGTTTCCGCCGCGCCGAGATCGCGCCGCTCGCCGAAAGCTATGCCGACAAGGTGGTCGCACGGGGCTTGCATCCGGCGGCGCTCGAGCAGATCGCCGCCGATCGCGAGGCCGGATACCGGCTGCTGCTCGCGACCGCGTCTTTCCATCTTTATGTCGATGCGATCGCGCGGCGGCTGGGGATCGACGACGTGCTCGCGACGCGGCTCGACGAGCCCGATGGCGCGGACCATATCCATGCGCGCCTCGCCGGCGACAATTGCTATGGCGACGCGAAATTCGCGCGCATCTCGGACTGGCTGGCGGCGAACGACATCACGCGCGAGGCGACGCATGTCCGCGCCTATTCGGACCATGTCTCCGACCACCCGATGCTGCGCTTCGCCGACGAGGCGGTGGCGACGACGCCGTCGCGGGGGCTCAAGAAGCTGGCACCGACGATGGGGTGGCAGGTGGTGGATTGGCGGGGGAAGAATTAG
- a CDS encoding ABC transporter permease has product MVARADFEHSDGAGGAEVRFTGRLTLARLGDVPARLDALGPIATIDLSAIDRIDTVGAWIVTRTAKEHGSKVIGASAEAERLLDALASDKSEYRVHRDRRPAWMRMLEQVGDASVAIWNELLGIVGFFGAMIVAIFNQIRARRRLRWNAIVTRFQTVGVDALPIIGLMSFLIGIVIAQQGAVQLEQFGLEVFTINLVGRASIRELGLLMTAIMVAGRSGSAFAAQIGTMKLTEEVDAMRTIGVSPMEAIVLPRVAASTITMPLLGFYASLCAIAGGGLFSWVGLDIPPLTYIQRLREIIPMTDFWIMLIKAPVFGVLIGVTGCYEGMQVRQNAEEVGQRTTSAVVAAIFLVIVLDAFFAVFFSSLGWN; this is encoded by the coding sequence ATGGTGGCTAGGGCGGATTTCGAACATAGCGACGGTGCCGGCGGCGCCGAAGTCCGCTTCACCGGCCGGCTGACGCTCGCCCGCCTCGGCGACGTGCCCGCGCGGCTCGACGCGCTCGGCCCGATCGCGACGATCGACCTGTCGGCGATCGACCGGATCGACACGGTCGGCGCGTGGATCGTGACGCGCACCGCCAAGGAACATGGATCGAAGGTGATCGGCGCGAGCGCCGAGGCGGAACGGCTGCTCGACGCGCTCGCCAGCGACAAGAGCGAATATCGCGTCCACCGCGACCGCCGCCCGGCGTGGATGCGCATGCTCGAACAGGTCGGCGACGCGAGCGTCGCGATCTGGAACGAGCTGCTCGGCATCGTCGGCTTTTTCGGCGCGATGATCGTAGCCATCTTCAACCAGATTCGCGCCCGCCGCCGCCTGCGCTGGAACGCCATCGTCACGCGCTTCCAGACCGTCGGCGTCGATGCGCTCCCCATCATCGGCCTGATGAGCTTCCTCATCGGCATCGTCATCGCGCAGCAGGGCGCGGTGCAGCTCGAGCAATTCGGGCTCGAGGTGTTCACGATCAACCTCGTCGGCCGCGCCTCGATCCGCGAACTCGGCCTGCTGATGACCGCGATCATGGTCGCGGGCCGCTCGGGGTCGGCCTTTGCCGCGCAGATCGGCACGATGAAGCTGACCGAAGAGGTCGATGCGATGCGCACCATCGGGGTCTCCCCCATGGAGGCGATCGTGCTGCCGCGCGTCGCCGCATCGACGATCACCATGCCGCTGCTCGGCTTTTACGCCAGCCTGTGCGCGATCGCGGGCGGCGGCCTCTTCTCTTGGGTCGGGCTCGACATCCCGCCGCTCACCTATATCCAGCGGCTGCGAGAGATCATCCCGATGACCGATTTCTGGATCATGCTGATCAAGGCGCCGGTGTTCGGCGTCCTGATCGGCGTCACCGGATGCTATGAGGGGATGCAGGTGCGCCAGAATGCCGAAGAGGTCGGGCAGCGGACAACCTCGGCGGTGGTCGCCGCGATTTTCCTCGTCATCGTCCTCGACGCCTTCTTCGCGGTCTTCTTCTCTTCGCTCGGATGGAATTGA
- a CDS encoding ABC transporter ATP-binding protein: MAEETDNEIREELAAADAVRPEKFERAICIRGLRNQFGDAVIHDGLDLDVRSGEILGVVGGSGTGKSVLMRSIIGLQTPTAGEIEVYGKTLDTIADEEESRDLRRRWGVMFQGGALFSTLSVAENIQVPLREYYPRLDKQLLDEIAAYKVEMVGLPPDAGPKYPAELSGGMVKRAGLARALALDPALLFLDEPTAGLDPIGAAKFDELIRELADTMGLTVFLITHDLDTLYATCDRVAVLAEKKVIAVGTIPELLATEHPWIQDYFNGPRGRAAAGCNVATGRQDRKS, encoded by the coding sequence ATGGCCGAAGAGACCGACAACGAAATCCGCGAGGAGCTGGCGGCCGCCGATGCGGTGCGGCCCGAGAAGTTCGAACGCGCCATATGTATCCGCGGCCTCAGGAACCAGTTCGGCGACGCGGTGATCCATGACGGGCTCGACCTCGACGTGCGCTCGGGCGAGATATTGGGCGTCGTCGGCGGATCGGGTACCGGCAAGTCGGTGCTGATGCGCTCGATCATCGGGCTGCAAACGCCGACCGCGGGCGAGATCGAGGTCTATGGCAAGACGCTCGACACGATCGCGGACGAAGAGGAATCGCGCGACCTGCGCCGGCGCTGGGGCGTGATGTTCCAGGGCGGCGCGCTGTTTTCGACGCTCAGCGTCGCCGAGAATATCCAGGTCCCGCTGCGCGAATATTATCCGCGGCTCGACAAGCAACTGCTCGACGAGATCGCCGCCTACAAGGTCGAAATGGTCGGCCTGCCGCCCGACGCGGGACCCAAATATCCGGCCGAGCTGTCGGGCGGGATGGTCAAGCGCGCAGGCCTCGCGCGCGCGCTCGCGCTCGACCCCGCGCTGCTTTTCCTCGACGAGCCGACCGCGGGGCTCGACCCGATCGGTGCCGCCAAATTCGACGAGCTGATCCGCGAACTCGCCGACACGATGGGTCTCACGGTCTTTCTCATCACCCACGATCTCGATACGCTCTACGCCACTTGCGACCGTGTCGCGGTGCTTGCGGAAAAGAAGGTGATCGCGGTCGGAACCATCCCCGAACTGCTTGCCACCGAGCATCCGTGGATACAGGATTATTTCAACGGACCGCGCGGCCGTGCCGCCGCGGGCTGCAACGTCGCAACCGGGCGGCAGGATAGGAAAAGCTGA
- a CDS encoding MlaD family protein: METRSNNVLVGAFVLLFTAALAFFVVWLANDSGGAKREYDIFFKQSVDGLNKGAQVQFSGVPSGQVREIALWPDDPQFVRVRIEVNENVPILQGTTAALEGVGFTGVSQISLDGAVKGAPPIADKGPAGKPVIPTRVGGLGELLNTAPQLLQRLSTLSERLAELANDKNQESFANILNNIEATTATLARNGPALERALADTRIAVQQAGQAAEQIGSLAAATQGTIDRNVDPAMRNLRDTLASANESMKTLEGAIADARPGLKTFSETTIPEANALIRDLRRTSASLSSLTDKLDQQGAGAILGGSKLPDYKE, encoded by the coding sequence ATGGAAACACGGTCGAACAATGTGCTCGTCGGCGCTTTCGTCCTCCTTTTCACCGCCGCGCTCGCCTTTTTTGTCGTATGGCTCGCCAACGACAGCGGCGGGGCCAAACGCGAATATGACATATTCTTCAAACAGTCGGTCGACGGGCTTAACAAGGGTGCGCAAGTGCAGTTCTCCGGCGTCCCGTCGGGACAGGTGCGCGAAATCGCGCTGTGGCCCGACGATCCGCAGTTCGTGCGCGTGCGGATCGAGGTCAACGAGAATGTCCCGATCCTCCAGGGCACGACTGCCGCGCTCGAAGGCGTCGGCTTCACGGGTGTGTCGCAAATCTCGCTCGATGGCGCGGTCAAGGGCGCACCCCCGATCGCCGACAAGGGGCCGGCGGGCAAGCCGGTGATCCCGACGCGCGTCGGCGGGCTCGGCGAACTGCTCAACACCGCACCGCAGCTGCTCCAGCGCCTCTCGACGCTCAGCGAGCGCCTCGCCGAACTCGCGAACGACAAAAATCAGGAAAGCTTCGCCAATATATTGAACAATATCGAAGCGACGACCGCGACGCTCGCGCGCAACGGCCCGGCGCTCGAACGCGCGCTCGCCGACACGCGGATCGCGGTGCAGCAGGCGGGTCAGGCGGCCGAGCAGATCGGCAGCCTCGCCGCCGCGACGCAGGGGACGATCGACCGCAACGTCGACCCGGCGATGCGCAACCTGCGCGATACGCTCGCCTCCGCGAACGAGTCGATGAAGACGCTCGAGGGGGCGATCGCCGATGCGCGGCCCGGCCTCAAGACCTTCAGCGAAACGACGATCCCCGAAGCCAATGCGCTGATCCGCGATCTGCGCCGCACTTCGGCCTCGCTGTCGAGCCTGACCGACAAGCTCGACCAGCAAGGCGCCGGCGCGATTCTCGGCGGCAGCAAACTGCCCGATTACAAGGAATGA
- a CDS encoding ABC-type transport auxiliary lipoprotein family protein produces MMRRLRAPLIAAAAAATLSGCIGLGGKTPPFLLTLDPETAPQAGAARTAAEAATLTILIPTAPQKLRTTRIPVQQDGASVTYVKDAQWVEAPSRLFQRLVSETVAARTSRVVLDEGQYLTAPGEQLAGQLMEFGVDARTNEAVVAYQAMLVAAGGKTVTQRRFEVREPIGGKVEAKPVGEALTRAANRVAVDVAGWLGG; encoded by the coding sequence ATGATGCGTAGACTTCGCGCCCCGCTGATTGCCGCTGCCGCCGCCGCGACGCTGTCGGGCTGCATCGGGCTCGGCGGCAAGACGCCTCCCTTCCTGCTGACGCTCGATCCCGAGACCGCGCCGCAGGCGGGCGCCGCGCGCACCGCGGCCGAGGCGGCGACGCTGACGATCCTGATCCCGACCGCGCCGCAAAAATTGCGCACGACGCGCATCCCAGTGCAACAGGACGGTGCGAGCGTGACCTATGTGAAGGACGCGCAATGGGTCGAGGCGCCCTCGCGCCTGTTTCAGCGGCTGGTGTCCGAAACCGTCGCCGCGCGCACGTCGCGCGTCGTGCTCGACGAAGGGCAATATCTGACCGCGCCGGGCGAGCAGCTCGCGGGCCAGCTGATGGAATTCGGCGTCGATGCGCGCACGAACGAGGCGGTCGTCGCCTATCAGGCTATGCTGGTGGCGGCGGGGGGCAAGACGGTCACCCAGCGCCGCTTCGAGGTGCGCGAGCCGATCGGCGGCAAGGTCGAAGCGAAGCCCGTCGGCGAAGCGCTGACCCGCGCCGCGAACAGGGTCGCGGTGGACGTCGCGGGATGGCTGGGCGGATAG